One Oncorhynchus masou masou isolate Uvic2021 chromosome 27, UVic_Omas_1.1, whole genome shotgun sequence genomic window carries:
- the LOC135515957 gene encoding LOW QUALITY PROTEIN: inositol 1,4,5-triphosphate receptor associated 2-like (The sequence of the model RefSeq protein was modified relative to this genomic sequence to represent the inferred CDS: deleted 1 base in 1 codon), whose translation MDLGVTHRQRHNPVDSICRKLQTIQRHDREVNPSSPFQIPKFTSSSYDSPQSGLHRNLEVIMKKREREGLLTPKGSPQLPRSSHCPNSTPINPTMNPPTPVNSTFTITSNPGEWRGVGVGLGGQRICSIPAVQTGDTVFSFSHGPQFTQPEEGTGSAGSERHRTPSLSQTHTPAHSLLSYNLCSSDATANLLQSELPYPALVVKRLSMGDGAMSPENQKEMIAEVSLICEEDLLDTIFHACDTQRRGKVYVSCIVDYLRHTTSRDSEDSGLEDLCNMLDPEHKDVSIDLDTYHAIMKEWIDDCRKNEDDTPEVLTQESVRLRDNLSAKRSVLLNMTSGSLEAFGGELSRADLETSDLVFCVSDLQFSNQKLQQEVRKLKQSVETMEDHNQKLAEENEELKSQARLGQQLAQKEKMLKDEVEEMKMSLSCTEEGRARASAQSKHMERENQSLIAKISCLQDENIKVTMEMDDLQKRMIELCDLNAELQVQNHSFDAVVSEKEALILQKCRQIEELKGAVVEYSSVTELLRADKTKLERQMHMMQPDLAVAGLSLSVAYRLNQSTSGSLQTELALAQTPPEGAECVSPLSFASALDETLDREVLLLLQGPTPDQMSLEFKSLVNKLKRDFKDEGLSVLSTLRGLIHHYGGPGASNDPRLQAVQSELDQRRSEWGLSLEQLDQYTDSLEKELIKMASNIRRSRTEILHLSVRVQEQENQKQQLREELDQLNTPGDSREASCQTPDEDPQAGEDLDWDEEFVLQDFLKNEGVETYRDFKSQETGPTDGRTDEDRLTERGDQPGEGEEEVGERWTVVGGEGQEGGLRGISLLSPLSEKSEPDQAEGEDLRATVSTDSDQWVNSLSPQGAKLPECFGPEDTHQQAVDTEEHPLPPSHSSLLGRPTLSPSRPLFLPSDQSFSLCSMQSLTHSSLQRQQMSFSSGIQLDGPLQCHFTYDSYSPFCPDTMSPDTIVPLLQDTPQPGSPEHDRTVTAGNSPPPRLAEMVSPSCTYPVMDETILLTGSPQQTDGSERGKGGEDNITSTNMSDAQKLTQDKLAERVLAEDSTSLLPVLEEEEGIQESVVQVPTVEVDLAGTVNLAEDVGSQTMDGLNVAPTDPSQGPRDATTPDPSGAKIDSLVLRSKFKKELELSHSMDVIEEGKVQEDLSETSVTTEKDIETSVSEDSTVGDRSSLSPNDKEIETEFQRLSLGFKCDLFTLEKRLRLEERSRDLAEENVRREVSSCQGLLQALAPLCEDDNQSMEIIQRLQKNLDILIQSMTRVSSRSEMLGAIHQESRTGKAVEIMVQHVENLRRMYTKEHAELTELRENMLQNERSFGSHSGVTHSDDFRGKKQSGSTYYKASARRVSIAAIPRSGGGGGPMHFDTANKAQDTTETEAERLTRRSPWNVTGKSTGRPPLKCFVSSGAWVETDEPSLAMLMKGPAYDTDSPSDEERREVPVQRKSSLTELGNKITALIMPNKTPILAEQAAAAPGSGYSSQPASAASGSRGLWLWLALVVVLAGLLALLASLVLQPAVDAAPVGTGDSWVTIQQLLWPYTGLRHNGQPPV comes from the exons ATGGACCTTGGAGTGACCCATCGTCAACGCCACAACCCTGTTGACAGCATCTGTCGTAAGCTGCAGACCATCCAGCGGCACGACCGTGAGGTTAACCCCTCCTCGCCCTTCCAGATCCCAAAATTCACTTCCAGCAGTTACGACAGCCCCCAGTCCGGCTTGCACCGCAACCTGGAAGTTATCATGAAGAAGCGcgagagggaggggctgttaaCCCCCAAGGGTTCACCCCAGCTTCCCAGGAGCTCCCACTGTCCCAACTCCACCCCTATCAACCCCACCATGAACCCCCCAACCCCAGTCAATTCTACTTTCACAATCACCAGTAATCCCGGGGAGTGGAGGGGGGTAGGGGTGGGGTTAGGAGGGCAGAGGATCTGCTCCATCCCAGCTGTCCAGACTGGAGACACGGTTTTTAGCTTCTCTCACGGTCCCCAGTTTACTCAGCCTGAGGAAGGGACAGGGTCTGCCGGCAGTGAGAGGCACAGGACCCCATCTCTGTCCCAAactcacacacctgcacacagccTGCTGTCCTATAACCTCTGCTCTTCGGACGCCACTGCCAACCTGCTGCAGAGTGAGCTGCCTTACCCAGCCCTGGTTGTCAAGAGACTATCCATGGGAGATG gagcCATGTCCCCTGAGAACCAAAAGGAGATGATTGCTGAGGTCAGTCTGATCTGCGAAGAGGATTTACTAGACACCATTTTCCACGCTTGTGACACCCAGCGCAGAG GTAAGGTGTACGTGTCTTGTATCGTGGACTACCTGCGCCACACCACCAGCCGTGATTCTGaggacagtgggctggaggaCCTGTGTAATATGCTGGACCCGGAGCACAAAGACGTCTCCATAGACCTGGACACCTACCACGCCATCATGAAGGAGTGGATAGATGACTGCAGAAAGAATGA GGACGACACACCAGAGGTCCTGACTCAAGAGTCTGTCAGACTCCGAGACAACCTGTCAG CTAAGAGGTCTGTCCTGCTGAACATGACCTCAGGCAGTCTGGAGGCATTCGGAGGGGAGTTGTCACGAGCAGATCT TGAGACGTCAGACCTGGTGTTCTGTGTGTCCGACCTGCAGTTCAGTAACCAGAAGCTTCAGCAGGAGGTGAGGAAGCTGAAGCAGAGCGTGGAGACCATGGAGGACCATAACCAGAAACTAGCAGAGGAGAACGAGGAGCTCAAGTCACAGGCCAGACT AGGCCAGCAGCTGGCCCAGAAGGAGAAGATGTTGAAGGATGAGGTGGAGGAGATGAAGATGAGTCTGAGCTGTACAGAGGAGGGCAGAGCCAGGGCCTCGGCTCAGAGCAAACATatg gagagagagaaccagagtcTGATTGCAAAGATAAGCTGTCTTCAGGATGAG AACATCAAGGTCACCATGGAGATGGATGACCTCCAGAAGAGGATGATTGAACTGTGTGACCTAAACGCTGAGCTGCAG GTCCAAAACCATTCCTTCGATGCGGTCGTGAGTGAAAAGGAAGCCCTCATACTCCAG AAGTGCAGACAGATTGAGGAGCTGAAGGGTGCCGTGGTGGAGTACTCGTCGGTCACAGAG CTGTTGAGAGCAGACAAGACCAAGCTGGAGAGACAGATGCACATGATGCAGCCAGACTTGGCAGT TGCAGGTCTCTCCCTGTCGGTGGCGTACAGGTTGAACCAGAGCACTTCAGGATCCCTGCAGACAGAACTGGCCCTTGCTCAAACACCTCCGGAG GGTGCGGAGTGTGTGTCGCCGCTGAGCTTTGCATCTGCGCTAGATGAGACTCTGGACAGGGAGGTGTTACTGCTCCTGCAGGGCCCCACACCTGACCAGATGTCCCTGGAGTTCAAGAGCCTCGTCAACAAACTG AAGAGAGATTTTAAGGACGAGGGCCTCTCCGTCTTGTCAACACTCAGAGGACTCATACACCACTATGGAGGACCAGGGGCTAGTAACGACCCCAGACTGCAG gCGGTGCAGTCTGAGCTGGATCAGAGGAGGTCGGAGTGGGGCCTCAGCCTGGAGCAGTTGGACCAGTACACCGACTCCCTGGAGAAAGAACTGATCAAGATGGCCAGCAACATAAGGAGGTCCCGCACTGAGATACTACACCTGTCAGTCAG GGTTCAGGAGCAGGAGAATCAGAAGCAGCAGCTGCGTGAAGAGTTGGACCAGCTAAATACCCCGGGGGACAGCAGGGAGGCCAGCTGCCAGACCCCCGACGAGGACCCacag GCTGGGGAGGACCTGGACTGGGACGAGGAGTTTGTCCTCCAAGACTTCCTGAAGAACGAGGGGGTGGAGACGTACAGGGACTTCAAGAGTCAGGAGACGGGCCCGACGGACGGGAGGACGGACGAGGACAGACTGACGGAGAGAGGGGATCagcctggagagggggaggaggaggtgggggagaggtggaccgtggtggggggagagggacaggaggggggactGAGGGggatctcccttctctctcctctctcggaAAAAAGTGAACCCGACCAGGCGGAGGGAGAGGATCTGAGAG CCACAGTGTCAACAGACAGTGACCAGTGGGTGAACAGTCTATCCCCACAG GGTGCCAAACTACCAGAATGCTTTGGGCCTGAGGACACCCACCAGCAGGCTGTTGACACCGAGGAgcatccactccctccctcccactcttcttTATTGGGTA GACCAACTCTGTCTCCATCACGCCCGCTCTTCCTCCCCTCTgatcagtctttctctctctgctccatgcaATCCCTGACTCACTCTAGCCTGCAACGACAGCAAATGAGTTTCTCTTCAGGCATTCAGTTGGATGGCCCTCTCCAATGCCATTTCACTTATGACTCCTACTCACCCTTTTGTCCAGATACAATGAGCCCTGACACCATAGTGCCTCTTCTTCAAGACACACCTCAGCCTGGCTCACCAGAACATGACAGGACTGTCACTGCTGGGAACAGTCCACCCCCCAGGCTGGCTGAGATGGTATCTCCCAGCTGCACTTACCCTGTGATGGATGAGACCATTTTACTGACTGGAAG CCCCCAGCAGACAGATGGCAGTgaaagaggaaaaggaggagaggacaacaTCACCTCAACCAATATGAGTGACGCGCAG aAGCTAACCCAGGACAAGCTGGCTGAGAGAGTGTTAGCAGAGGACAG cacCAGCCTGTTACCAgtactagaggaggaggagggcatacAGGAGTCAGTGGTGCAGGTGCCGACAGTGGAGGTGGACTTGGCAG GGACAGTCAATCTGGCAGAGGACGTAGGCTCTCAGACCATGGATGGACTGAATGTTGCACCCACTGACCCATCACAGGGTCCAAGGGATGCTACGACGCCTGACCCCTCAGGAGCCAAAATTGACTCCCTGGTTCTCAGGAGCAAGTTCAAGAAGGAACTG GAGCTGTCTCACAGTATGGATGTCATCGAGGAAGGAAAGGTACAAGAGGACCTGAGTGAAACCAGTGTTACCACAGAGAAGGACA TCGAAACCTCTGTTTCTGAGGACTCAACCGTAGGTGACAGAAGCAG CCTGTCCCCTAACGACAAGGAGATTGAG ACGGAGTTCCAGCGCCTGTCCCTGGGCTTTAAGTGTGACCTGTTCACCCTGGAgaagaggctgaggctggaggagCGGTCACGGGACCTGGCCGAGGAGAACGTCCGGAGGGAGGTGTCCAGTTGCCAGGGACTACTACAG GCCCTGGCCCCTCTGTGTGAGGATGATAACCAGTCTATGGAGATCATCCAGAGACTTCAGAAGAACCTGGACATCCTCATCCAGTCCATGACCAGAGTGTCCAGTCGCTCAGAGATGCTGGGCGCCATACACCAG gagTCTCGTACAGGCAAGGCAGTAGAGATAATGGTCCAGCATGTAGAGAACCTGAGGAGGATGTACACTAAGGAACACGCTGAGCTCACTGAGCTGAGGGAGAACATGCTGCAGAACGAGAGGTCCTTCGGCTCCCACTCTGGAGTAACACACTCCg ATGATTTCAGAGGCAAGAAACAATCTGGATCAACTTACTATAAG GCATCAGCCCGACGGGTCAGCATAGCAGCTATCCCCCGATCCGGTGGGGGAGGGGGACCCATGCATTTTGACACGGCCAATAAAGCACAGGACACCACAGAGACGGAGGCGGAGAGACTCACCCGCAGATCTCCCTG GAATGTGACGGGGAAGAGCACGGGGCGTCCTCCTCTAAAGTGCTTTGTTAGCTCCGGGGCTTGGGTTGAGACTGACGAGCCCTCCCTCGCGATGCTGATGAAGGG GCCTGCCTACGACACAGACTCCCCTtcagatgaggagaggagggaagtgccCGTTCAGAGGAAGTCCAGTCTCACTGAGCTGGGCAACAAAATCACCGCCCTGATTATGCCCAACAAGAC tcccatcCTGGCAGAGCAGGCCGCAGCAGCCCCAGGTTCAGGCTACTCCTCCCAGCCTGCGTCTGCAGCCAGTGGGTCCCGgggactgtggctgtggctggccCTAGTAGTGGTCCTAGCAGGCCTCCTGGCCCTCCTAGCCAGCCTGGTGTTGCAGCCGGCCGTGGACGCAGCGCCCGTGGGGACAGGGGACTCCTGGGTGACCATCCAGCAGCTCTTGTGGCCCTACACAGGGCTGAGGCACAACGGACAGCCACCGGTTTAG